A single window of Flavobacterium aestivum DNA harbors:
- a CDS encoding THUMP-like domain-containing protein produces the protein MNLDILNPKIQDFINLNIGVAISKLALQKNPFPTVEWAAILNQIAAKTKAKEKLPTWFSTSNIIYPSKISVEQTSSEKTAAYKASIVSGENLIDLTGGFGIDDYYFSKKIKKVVHCEINTELSGIVQHNFKQLNIENITCHAGDSLEILNSLNLKWDWIYIDPSRRSDTKGKVFMLKDCLPNVPEYLDLYFTKSDAVLIKTAPILDITAGLSELKYVKAIHIVAIDNEVKELLWELNKGYVGNIKIKTISIAKDKTESFDFVLNEKQEIPTYSLPLKYLYEPNSSIMKSGGFDEVGAFYRLNKLHKHSHLYTSNDLVSFPGRIFKIENSFIYSKIEMKQFLENKKANVTTRNFPETVENIRKKWKIKEGGNVYCFFTTDENNNKIVLICSKL, from the coding sequence TTGAATTTAGATATTTTAAATCCTAAAATACAGGATTTTATCAATTTAAATATTGGAGTGGCCATATCAAAATTGGCACTTCAAAAAAATCCATTTCCTACTGTAGAATGGGCTGCTATTTTAAATCAAATAGCAGCAAAAACAAAAGCAAAAGAAAAGCTTCCTACTTGGTTTTCGACCTCAAATATTATCTATCCAAGTAAAATTTCTGTAGAGCAAACTTCTTCAGAAAAAACTGCAGCTTATAAAGCCTCTATTGTATCGGGTGAAAATTTAATTGATTTAACTGGAGGTTTTGGCATAGATGATTACTATTTTTCTAAAAAAATAAAAAAAGTGGTCCACTGTGAAATTAACACAGAACTATCTGGTATTGTACAGCATAATTTCAAACAATTAAATATTGAAAACATCACTTGTCATGCAGGTGATAGTTTAGAGATTTTAAACTCTTTAAATTTAAAATGGGATTGGATATACATCGATCCTTCAAGAAGAAGTGACACAAAGGGAAAAGTTTTCATGCTAAAAGATTGTCTACCAAACGTACCTGAATACCTAGATTTATATTTTACCAAATCCGATGCTGTATTAATAAAAACTGCTCCAATACTTGATATTACAGCGGGATTATCTGAATTAAAATATGTAAAAGCAATTCACATTGTTGCAATAGACAATGAAGTAAAAGAATTACTTTGGGAATTAAACAAAGGTTATGTTGGAAATATCAAAATTAAAACTATTTCTATAGCAAAAGATAAAACGGAATCTTTTGATTTTGTTTTAAACGAAAAACAAGAAATTCCAACATACAGTTTACCTCTAAAATACTTATACGAACCCAATAGCTCAATAATGAAATCAGGAGGGTTTGATGAAGTCGGAGCCTTTTACAGGCTAAACAAACTTCATAAACACTCCCATTTATATACTTCAAATGATCTAGTTTCTTTTCCGGGAAGAATTTTTAAAATTGAAAATTCCTTTATCTATAGCAAAATAGAAATGAAACAGTTTTTAGAAAATAAGAAAGCAAACGTAACCACAAGAAATTTTCCGGAAACTGTTGAAAACATAAGAAAGAAATGGAAAATCAAAGAAGGTGGAAATGTATATTGTTTTTTTACAACAGATGAAAATAACAATAAAATTGTCTTAATTTGCAGCAAACTATAA
- a CDS encoding DUF4159 domain-containing protein — protein MKKIYLFFLFITFNCFSQEIALVKYSGGGDWYANPTSLPNLIKFCNANINTKIKSKPRTVEPSSPDLLSYPFVHMTGHGNVVFSDADVLNLRNYLLAGGFLHIDDNYGMDQYIRKEIKKIFPNNNLVEIPATHIIFQKPFSFPNGLPKIHEHDGKRAQAFGIFVGTKLVLLYTYECDLGDGWEDAEVNNDPFEVREKALKMGANIINYIFTN, from the coding sequence ATGAAAAAAATATATTTATTTTTCCTTTTTATTACTTTCAACTGTTTTTCACAAGAAATTGCTCTTGTAAAATACAGCGGAGGTGGCGATTGGTATGCCAATCCAACCTCTTTACCTAATCTAATAAAGTTTTGCAACGCAAATATCAATACAAAAATTAAATCCAAACCAAGAACTGTAGAACCTAGTAGTCCTGACTTACTATCTTATCCATTTGTTCATATGACCGGACATGGAAATGTAGTATTTAGTGATGCAGATGTCTTAAATTTAAGAAATTATCTATTAGCTGGTGGATTCCTTCATATTGATGACAATTATGGTATGGATCAATATATTCGAAAAGAAATAAAAAAAATATTCCCAAATAATAATTTAGTTGAGATACCTGCGACTCACATAATATTTCAAAAACCATTTTCTTTCCCTAATGGATTACCAAAAATCCATGAACATGACGGCAAAAGAGCCCAAGCATTTGGGATATTTGTTGGTACAAAATTAGTTTTGTTATATACCTACGAATGCGATCTTGGAGATGGCTGGGAAGATGCAGAAGTTAATAATGATCCATTTGAAGTTCGAGAAAAGGCATTAAAAATGGGTGCCAATATCATTAATTACATCTTTACCAATTAA
- a CDS encoding AI-2E family transporter, protein MITSKILAIGILRAVGTLILASLLLYFLYQIQSVLIYLLVSLILTLIGNPILDFFKKRLKFNHTFATISVLTIYILIILGFIMMFIPLIISQGQNLSLLNTAEIEKSSIELINQINIFLEHHHIDSKEIFDVKNFKSAINFNLIPNFLNSVVGTISNLGMGLGSVLFITFFFLKDKSMFLNGAKLLIPDSHEEKILNSIEKINLLLSRYFIGLLIQLFIVFILYTIVLSIFGIPNVLVIAFLCAVLNIIPYLGPLIASILAAILTMISHLGSDFQTEILPTTIYVLIGFWLVQVIDNNLSQPIIFSKSVSSHPLEIFLIILIAGFSFGILGMIIAVPLYTIIKVISKEFFPNNQFIQLITKNI, encoded by the coding sequence ATGATTACATCCAAAATTCTAGCAATTGGAATCTTAAGAGCAGTTGGTACTTTAATTTTAGCTTCATTATTACTTTATTTTCTGTATCAAATTCAATCTGTACTAATTTATCTTTTAGTTTCATTAATACTAACCTTAATTGGAAATCCAATTTTAGATTTTTTCAAAAAAAGACTAAAATTCAACCATACCTTTGCTACAATATCTGTTTTAACTATTTATATCCTGATCATTTTAGGTTTTATAATGATGTTCATTCCTTTAATTATATCTCAAGGGCAAAATTTATCTCTTCTAAATACTGCTGAAATTGAAAAAAGCAGCATAGAACTTATCAATCAAATAAATATTTTTTTAGAGCACCATCATATAGACTCTAAAGAAATTTTTGATGTGAAAAACTTTAAATCGGCCATTAATTTCAATTTAATCCCTAATTTTTTAAATTCAGTAGTAGGGACAATTAGTAATTTAGGTATGGGCTTGGGTTCTGTACTATTTATTACCTTTTTCTTTCTTAAAGACAAATCAATGTTCTTGAATGGAGCCAAACTACTTATCCCCGACTCTCACGAAGAGAAAATTTTAAACTCTATAGAAAAAATAAACCTATTACTTTCTAGATATTTTATAGGTTTACTAATTCAGCTGTTTATAGTTTTCATATTATATACTATTGTTTTATCTATTTTTGGAATACCCAATGTATTAGTAATTGCTTTTTTATGCGCAGTTTTAAACATCATTCCTTATCTAGGTCCACTAATAGCCTCAATTTTAGCAGCTATTTTAACCATGATAAGCCATTTGGGTTCTGATTTTCAAACTGAAATATTACCAACCACTATTTATGTATTAATAGGCTTTTGGCTTGTTCAAGTAATAGACAACAATCTTTCTCAGCCTATTATCTTTTCTAAAAGCGTAAGTTCACATCCCTTAGAAATTTTTCTAATTATATTAATCGCTGGATTTTCATTTGGAATTTTAGGAATGATTATAGCCGTTCCTTTATATACCATAATAAAAGTAATTAGTAAAGAATTCTTTCCGAACAATCAATTTATCCAACTAATAACTAAAAACATATAA
- a CDS encoding M15 family metallopeptidase → MIPLLRPLRFLFFLLYIVNCSSQIVESSSKPLAVVNDTTFVNLKDFSSDFVYDMKYATEDNFLKAKVYDCAECLLRYKTVKALVLANQRLMKKGFRIKIFDCYRPLDIQKRMWEIVPNPKYVANPAKGSIHNRGGAVDITLVDLNGKELDMGTTFDYFGVEASHGYPNFSNEIKKNRKLLKKSMEKECFNSFDSEWWHYNLKAALNDKVSNVKWNCK, encoded by the coding sequence ATGATTCCTTTATTAAGACCTTTGAGGTTTCTCTTTTTTCTTTTATACATAGTCAACTGTAGCTCACAAATTGTGGAAAGTTCCTCAAAACCGCTAGCAGTGGTTAATGATACCACTTTTGTAAATCTAAAAGACTTCAGTTCTGATTTTGTATATGACATGAAATATGCGACCGAGGATAATTTTCTGAAAGCTAAAGTGTATGATTGTGCAGAATGCCTTTTAAGATACAAAACAGTAAAGGCTTTAGTTCTTGCTAATCAGCGATTGATGAAAAAAGGTTTTAGAATTAAAATTTTTGATTGTTACAGGCCATTAGATATTCAAAAGAGAATGTGGGAAATCGTGCCTAATCCAAAGTATGTTGCTAATCCGGCCAAAGGATCTATTCATAATAGAGGAGGAGCTGTAGATATAACGCTCGTAGATTTGAATGGTAAAGAATTGGATATGGGAACTACATTCGATTATTTTGGGGTAGAAGCAAGTCATGGTTATCCAAATTTTTCGAATGAAATAAAGAAAAATAGAAAGCTTTTGAAAAAAAGTATGGAAAAAGAATGTTTCAATTCTTTTGATTCAGAATGGTGGCATTACAATTTAAAAGCAGCTTTAAATGATAAAGTCTCTAATGTCAAATGGAATTGTAAATAA
- a CDS encoding CHAP domain-containing protein produces the protein MKLSEKMLEIAITQIGKQENPLGSNWGEPVKNYLESVGIGFPASWCMAFVFWCSKKAAEALVVKNTAIKTGGVLKAWNDAPKEMKALVPSIGSVFIMDFGKGLGHTGIVEKFDAANIYTIEGNTNDTGSREGIEVCRKTRKRSVIKGYLNY, from the coding sequence ATGAAACTATCTGAAAAAATGCTAGAAATAGCAATTACTCAAATTGGAAAACAAGAAAATCCATTAGGGTCAAATTGGGGAGAACCAGTTAAAAATTATTTAGAAAGTGTTGGAATTGGATTTCCGGCTAGTTGGTGTATGGCTTTTGTGTTTTGGTGCTCAAAAAAAGCGGCTGAAGCTTTAGTGGTAAAAAACACAGCAATTAAGACGGGTGGTGTGTTAAAAGCGTGGAACGATGCGCCAAAGGAAATGAAAGCTTTAGTGCCTTCTATAGGATCAGTTTTTATAATGGATTTCGGGAAGGGCTTGGGGCATACTGGTATAGTTGAGAAATTCGATGCTGCAAATATTTACACTATTGAAGGAAATACAAATGATACAGGAAGTCGAGAGGGTATTGAGGTATGTCGTAAAACTAGAAAAAGAAGTGTTATTAAGGGATATTTAAATTATTAA
- the tsaD gene encoding tRNA (adenosine(37)-N6)-threonylcarbamoyltransferase complex transferase subunit TsaD: MQNSEVFILAIESSCDDTAAAVLHNDKVLSNVVANQLIHNQYGGVVPELASRAHQQNIVPVIDAALKKAGIQKEQLSAIAFTQGPGLMGSLLVGSSFAKSMALALQIPLIAVNHMHAHILAHFIDEEGYDKPTFPFLALTISGGHTQIVKVNNFFDLTIIGETTDDAVGEAFDKSAKILGLPYPGGPLIDKYAQLGNPKAFPFTKPKVPGLDFSFSGLKTAILYFIQKKKIENPNFIEENLNDICASIQNTIIEILMDKLKMAVNETGIKQIAIGGGVSANSGIRNTLKETENKYGWKTFIPKFEYTTDNAAMIGIVGYQKFLSETFETNAVVSKARIQF, translated from the coding sequence ATGCAAAATTCAGAGGTTTTTATTCTTGCCATAGAAAGTTCATGTGATGATACTGCTGCAGCCGTTTTACATAACGACAAAGTATTGTCTAATGTTGTAGCTAATCAGTTAATTCACAATCAATACGGAGGTGTTGTCCCTGAGCTTGCTTCTAGGGCACATCAGCAAAATATTGTGCCGGTAATTGATGCTGCACTTAAAAAAGCAGGTATTCAAAAGGAACAACTTTCAGCAATTGCTTTTACTCAAGGTCCTGGACTTATGGGTTCACTTTTGGTTGGAAGTTCCTTTGCCAAATCAATGGCACTTGCTTTGCAAATACCGCTAATTGCCGTAAACCATATGCATGCCCATATTCTAGCTCATTTTATAGATGAAGAAGGATATGACAAACCTACTTTTCCATTTTTGGCACTAACAATAAGCGGAGGACATACTCAAATTGTAAAAGTGAACAACTTTTTTGATTTAACAATTATCGGAGAAACCACAGATGATGCCGTTGGTGAAGCTTTTGATAAAAGTGCAAAAATCCTGGGGCTTCCCTACCCAGGCGGACCATTAATCGATAAATATGCACAACTGGGAAACCCAAAAGCATTCCCATTTACAAAGCCAAAAGTACCAGGTTTGGACTTTAGTTTCTCTGGATTAAAAACAGCTATTTTATATTTTATCCAAAAGAAAAAGATAGAAAACCCGAATTTTATCGAAGAAAACCTGAATGACATTTGTGCTTCTATACAAAATACTATTATCGAAATTTTGATGGATAAATTAAAAATGGCAGTCAACGAAACCGGCATCAAACAAATTGCCATTGGCGGAGGAGTTTCTGCCAATTCAGGAATTCGAAACACACTAAAAGAAACTGAAAATAAATACGGCTGGAAAACATTTATTCCTAAATTTGAATATACTACTGATAATGCTGCAATGATTGGAATTGTAGGCTATCAAAAGTTTTTATCCGAAACGTTTGAAACAAACGCAGTTGTTTCAAAAGCACGAATACAATTTTAA
- a CDS encoding phage holin family protein, with amino-acid sequence MNIHEVFAHPMIKPVSLVVVPPSIVIAPVVRLESVVWILVWLFLIDLFSGLLASYFKWKKTAAEGRYFFGQSGGFSSDKFKKCFVKGIVYGGFPLIILKFQQVFMLKTISVKYLTDSQIDVTTICLLVFCANEFFSIFWENLPECGLNLPKGIRNLIVGVKDIANEVKE; translated from the coding sequence ATGAATATACATGAAGTTTTTGCGCACCCGATGATTAAGCCAGTTTCATTAGTAGTTGTTCCTCCATCAATAGTAATTGCTCCAGTTGTAAGATTGGAATCGGTAGTTTGGATTTTAGTGTGGCTTTTTTTGATTGATTTATTCAGCGGTTTATTAGCTTCTTATTTTAAATGGAAAAAAACAGCGGCTGAAGGGAGATATTTCTTCGGTCAGTCAGGTGGTTTTTCTAGTGATAAATTCAAAAAATGCTTTGTAAAAGGGATTGTTTACGGTGGATTTCCGTTGATAATTTTAAAGTTTCAACAGGTGTTTATGTTAAAAACTATATCTGTTAAGTATTTGACAGATTCGCAAATAGATGTTACAACTATTTGTCTTTTGGTTTTCTGTGCTAATGAATTTTTTTCCATTTTTTGGGAAAACCTACCGGAATGTGGTTTGAATTTACCGAAAGGAATTAGAAATTTAATAGTAGGAGTGAAAGATATTGCGAACGAAGTAAAAGAATAA
- a CDS encoding zinc metalloprotease: MKKLILSAAVMLMFFSCQNDQTDLGNTSTNAITKRTCASQDVLEAQMKADPTLAIRMNQIEAFTQKAMLTKRLVNGKVVIPVVVNVLYRTTAENISDAQIQSQIDVLNKDFTATNPDFTNTPAEFAGVAANVGITFELKQIIRKSTTKTSWGTTDVMKNPKKGGIAPTSPSNTLNLWVCTIGGGILGYAQFPGGAAATDGVAIDSKYFGLSGTANYPYNLGRTASHEIGHWMNLRHIWGDASCGDDLVADTPVAKTSNYGVPAYPHVSTCLPAHNEMTMNYMDYTDDRGMFMFTNGQKSRMSALFVSGGARSGFGI, encoded by the coding sequence ATGAAAAAATTAATTTTATCAGCAGCAGTAATGCTAATGTTTTTTTCTTGCCAAAATGATCAAACTGATCTGGGAAACACTTCAACCAATGCAATTACAAAAAGAACTTGTGCTTCACAAGATGTACTTGAAGCACAAATGAAAGCAGATCCAACATTGGCTATCAGAATGAACCAAATCGAAGCCTTTACTCAAAAAGCAATGCTTACTAAACGTTTAGTGAACGGAAAAGTAGTAATACCTGTAGTTGTAAACGTTTTATACAGAACTACTGCAGAAAATATTTCGGATGCACAAATACAATCACAAATTGATGTATTAAACAAAGATTTTACTGCAACAAACCCTGACTTTACTAATACTCCAGCTGAATTTGCAGGTGTAGCTGCTAATGTTGGTATCACTTTTGAACTAAAACAAATCATCAGAAAATCAACTACAAAAACTTCATGGGGTACTACTGATGTAATGAAGAATCCTAAAAAAGGAGGTATCGCTCCTACATCACCAAGCAACACTCTTAATCTATGGGTTTGTACTATTGGAGGCGGAATCTTAGGTTATGCTCAATTCCCTGGAGGAGCTGCTGCTACTGATGGAGTTGCAATTGATTCTAAATATTTCGGTTTATCAGGTACTGCAAACTACCCTTACAATTTAGGAAGAACAGCTAGCCATGAAATTGGTCACTGGATGAACCTTAGACACATTTGGGGTGATGCATCATGTGGAGACGATTTAGTTGCTGATACTCCAGTTGCTAAAACTTCAAACTATGGAGTTCCAGCTTACCCACACGTAAGCACTTGTCTTCCTGCTCATAATGAAATGACAATGAACTACATGGATTACACTGACGATAGAGGTATGTTTATGTTTACTAATGGTCAAAAATCAAGAATGAGTGCTTTATTTGTTTCTGGTGGAGCAAGATCAGGCTTCGGCATATAA
- a CDS encoding 16S rRNA (uracil(1498)-N(3))-methyltransferase, producing MQLFYNPTITESTESFSFDKEESKHIIKVLRKKDSDILFVTNGLGLLFKTEITLASDNKCTVQVLSIEKTELPKYKLHLVVAPTKMNDRYEWFLEKATEIGIHEITPIICDRSERKVINAERYDKIILSAMKQCNQLHLPILNPAVSFKEFIKNKNEGMQLIAHCEETDKKTLKSVLKPNENYTILIGPEGDFSEKEIALALENNYIPVSLGNTRLRTETAAVVACHSVVFVNEE from the coding sequence ATGCAATTATTTTATAATCCGACTATTACCGAATCAACCGAAAGCTTTTCTTTTGATAAAGAAGAAAGCAAACATATAATTAAAGTTTTACGTAAAAAAGATTCAGATATATTATTTGTTACCAATGGATTAGGCCTTTTATTTAAAACAGAAATAACTTTAGCATCCGATAATAAATGCACAGTGCAGGTATTATCTATTGAAAAAACAGAATTACCTAAATACAAATTACATTTAGTTGTAGCACCAACTAAAATGAATGATCGTTACGAATGGTTTCTTGAAAAAGCAACCGAAATTGGTATTCACGAAATCACACCAATTATTTGTGACCGATCTGAAAGAAAAGTAATAAATGCTGAGAGATACGATAAGATTATTTTGTCGGCAATGAAACAATGCAACCAATTGCATCTTCCAATATTAAACCCTGCAGTATCATTCAAAGAATTCATAAAAAATAAAAATGAGGGAATGCAACTAATTGCACATTGCGAAGAAACAGATAAAAAAACACTTAAATCAGTCTTAAAACCTAATGAAAATTATACTATTTTAATTGGTCCGGAGGGTGATTTTTCTGAAAAGGAAATCGCATTGGCACTAGAAAACAATTATATTCCAGTTTCATTAGGCAATACTCGATTACGTACAGAAACTGCAGCCGTTGTTGCCTGTCATAGCGTGGTATTTGTTAATGAAGAATAA
- a CDS encoding zinc metalloprotease has translation MRKIILSAAAFTMLFSCQNDENTPVAPSTEAIALRNCATQEVLEAQLKADPTLALRMNQIEAFTQKAMLTKRLVNGKIVIPVVVNVLYRTAEENISATQIQSQIDVLNKDFTAKNSDFSSIPAEFAGVAANIDITFELAGIVRKSTTKTSWGTRDAMKSSKKGGIDPTTPTKTLNIWACKIGGGILGYAQFPGGSLATDGVVIDSKYFGLSASNSYPYNLGRTATHEVGHWMNLRHIWGDSSCGNDLVSDTPVAKTANYGVPAYPYVSTCLPTHNEMTMNYMDYTDDRGMYMFTNGQKSRITALFVSGGARSGFGI, from the coding sequence ATGAGAAAAATTATTTTATCCGCAGCAGCATTTACAATGCTTTTTTCATGTCAAAATGACGAAAATACACCCGTAGCGCCTTCAACAGAGGCAATTGCTCTTCGCAATTGTGCAACGCAAGAAGTTCTTGAAGCACAATTAAAAGCCGACCCCACTTTAGCATTGAGAATGAATCAAATTGAAGCCTTTACCCAAAAAGCAATGCTAACTAAACGTTTAGTAAACGGTAAAATAGTTATTCCTGTAGTTGTAAATGTTTTATATAGAACAGCTGAAGAAAATATCTCAGCAACTCAAATACAATCTCAAATTGACGTATTAAACAAAGACTTTACTGCAAAAAACTCTGATTTTTCAAGCATCCCAGCTGAATTTGCAGGTGTAGCTGCCAATATTGACATCACTTTTGAATTAGCAGGTATTGTACGAAAATCTACAACCAAAACATCATGGGGTACAAGAGACGCTATGAAAAGCTCTAAAAAAGGTGGTATAGATCCAACCACACCTACTAAAACATTAAATATTTGGGCCTGCAAAATTGGAGGAGGAATTTTAGGATATGCACAATTTCCTGGTGGCTCTTTAGCGACAGATGGAGTTGTAATTGATTCTAAATATTTTGGGCTTTCAGCCAGTAATAGCTACCCTTATAATTTAGGAAGAACTGCAACACACGAAGTTGGACACTGGATGAATTTGCGTCATATTTGGGGCGATTCCTCTTGTGGAAACGATTTAGTTTCTGACACCCCTGTAGCCAAAACTGCAAATTATGGTGTTCCAGCGTACCCTTATGTTAGCACTTGTTTACCAACTCATAATGAGATGACAATGAACTACATGGACTATACTGATGACAGAGGAATGTACATGTTTACCAATGGTCAAAAATCAAGAATTACTGCTTTATTCGTTTCTGGCGGAGCAAGATCAGGTTTCGGAATATAA